From the genome of Prevotella herbatica, one region includes:
- the dnaB gene encoding replicative DNA helicase, with the protein MAENNSNNTKKRKTSTPIDTTYGHLQPQATDIERAVLGALMIDKDAFSMISEIIRPETFYEPRNQKIYQAIQNLNMSERPVDIMTVTEELKKEGTIDDIGGPGYVLDISAHVASSANVEYHAHILAQKFLARQLIQFASRIEEKAFDDTVDVDALMQEAEGTLFEISQKNMKQDYTQIDPVIQQAVDILQKASANTGGLTGVPTGYTQLDEMTSGWQQSDLVIIAGRPAMGKTSFALSLAKNIAVDYRIPIAFFSLEMNNVQLVNRLISNTCEIAGSKMLNGQLTPDEWERLDKNLRKLTGAPVYVDDTPGLSVFELRTKARRLAREKGVKIIMIDYLQLMNANGMKFGSRQEEVSTISRSLKGLAKELNIPILALSQLNRTVENRDGLEGKRPQLSDLRESGAIEQDADMVLFVHRPEYYHIFNDEKGNDLHGKAQIIIAKHRKGATGDVILTFKGEYTRFQNPEESYGLPQGGGEIIGSKMNNGDAAPQDNPFGDMPPIPQGDNMPF; encoded by the coding sequence ATGGCAGAAAATAACAGCAATAATACTAAAAAACGTAAGACTTCTACCCCAATAGATACAACTTATGGTCATCTTCAACCGCAGGCTACAGACATTGAAAGAGCGGTACTCGGTGCTTTAATGATAGACAAGGATGCATTTTCAATGATTTCAGAGATTATACGTCCAGAGACTTTCTACGAGCCAAGAAACCAAAAAATATATCAGGCTATTCAGAACCTGAATATGAGTGAGCGCCCTGTTGATATCATGACCGTTACCGAAGAATTGAAAAAGGAAGGTACTATTGATGATATTGGTGGTCCTGGCTACGTGCTAGATATCAGTGCTCACGTGGCATCTTCTGCTAATGTGGAATATCATGCTCATATCTTGGCACAGAAATTTCTCGCTCGCCAGCTTATTCAGTTTGCTAGTAGGATTGAGGAAAAAGCTTTTGATGATACCGTTGACGTTGATGCATTGATGCAGGAGGCCGAAGGTACATTGTTTGAGATATCACAGAAAAATATGAAGCAGGACTATACTCAGATAGATCCTGTTATTCAACAGGCTGTGGACATCTTGCAAAAGGCTTCAGCCAATACTGGTGGTTTGACTGGTGTTCCAACTGGATATACTCAGTTAGATGAAATGACGAGTGGATGGCAGCAGAGTGACCTTGTTATTATTGCTGGACGTCCAGCCATGGGTAAGACTTCTTTCGCACTTAGTTTGGCAAAGAATATAGCTGTTGATTATAGAATCCCTATTGCGTTCTTCTCTCTGGAAATGAACAACGTTCAGCTTGTAAACCGTTTGATCTCGAATACTTGTGAGATTGCGGGTAGCAAAATGCTGAACGGACAGCTTACTCCTGATGAATGGGAACGTCTTGACAAAAATCTTAGAAAGTTGACAGGTGCTCCTGTCTATGTGGATGATACCCCAGGTTTGTCAGTATTCGAACTCCGTACTAAAGCCCGTAGGTTGGCACGTGAAAAAGGAGTTAAGATTATAATGATTGACTACCTTCAGTTGATGAATGCCAATGGTATGAAGTTTGGTAGCCGTCAGGAGGAGGTTTCAACAATATCAAGATCATTAAAAGGATTAGCAAAGGAATTGAATATACCAATACTTGCACTTTCTCAGTTGAATCGTACGGTTGAAAATCGTGATGGACTTGAAGGTAAGCGTCCTCAGCTTAGTGACTTGCGTGAATCAGGAGCTATCGAGCAGGATGCCGATATGGTACTTTTCGTGCATCGTCCTGAATACTATCATATTTTCAATGATGAAAAGGGTAACGACCTTCACGGAAAAGCTCAAATCATTATTGCAAAGCATAGAAAGGGTGCTACTGGAGATGTAATACTTACATTTAAGGGTGAATATACTAGATTCCAAAATCCAGAAGAATCTTATGGTCTACCTCAGGGTGGTGGAGAGATTATTGGTTCGAAGATGAACAACGGTGATGCTGCTCCTCAAGACAATCCATTTGGTGATATGCCACCTATTCCTCAAGGAGACAATATGCCTTTCTAG